A window of Theileria parva strain Muguga chromosome 4 map unlocalized ctg_529, whole genome shotgun sequence genomic DNA:
TCTGGCTGGTTGAAAACTCCTACCCAGGTACCGTTTAGGAATATCTTAACTCTGtcttttatcaaaattggACTTATTTCATCCAAAGAGTCCATTCCAAACTCCAGCAAAAAGTCCAGGATTGTGCTTGATAGGCTTCCGACACTTATATAACACATCAATGCTAGGTTCTTTACCAAACCAACGGCTTGCCCTTCTGGGGTTTCTGCTGGGCATATCATTCCCCAATGTGTATTGTGTAACTGTCTCGGCTTTGCCATTTTCCCTTCTCTTCctacaatttttattgttttaaatcaattttttacctaGTGGTGTGTTTAATCTTCTAAGGTGTGACAAATATGATGCAAATGTTAAACGATTCAAGACTTGTGAAACTCCTGTTCTCACTACATTTCCATCCTTATCTCTTCCCCAATTTCCTAAATCATCATTTAAACCaagaattaatatatttttggGTAACATGACTTAATATTAGTTAGTTTAATTAAACGTTATCTGGGTTATTAAGAATACCCGTTAGGAGTTGATATTGTAGGCCTTGTGTTATTTGTGAGCAAGATTTAATAGCTCCTGCCACGTCAAACGAGCGTCCTGAATcaatttgattttttaggAACCTTTCAACATCCTTGGCCAGCTTTCTAAACAATGTCCCAAAGCTACTTGCCATTAGGGACCCAGCTAGATCTAGTCTTTTCTTTCCGAAGTGTTCTCTGTCATCTTCATTTATACGTCCTAACTGGTTTAGGAGTAGCCTGTGTATCATGTACCCCAGGTAAAAACACTTTTTAGACTCAGAACCCACTTCTGTCCCAACGTGTGGTAAGAAGTGACGGCGTAGTGTTTCCTTAGCAAAATTTAGACGCTCCTCGTGAAGTGCTCCCACTGTAGGGCCTCTTTTACCTAATCAAACACATTTATGCAGTTGACtatcaaatttaactaaaCATTGAATAAGTATATACCTATAAAGTCAAGGCATTGTTCTTGTGAAGTGAATTCCGAACATTCTTCAAGGCTTGCTCTCATTAACGACAGCATTTGAGTGTCTGAGAAATCGTACACTATTCTCTGGAGTATATCCCTGTCTGAGATACACCCAAGTGCTCTGAAAAGTATCGGAACTGGTATATCACTTCTGATATACGGGAGTACTGCCACCATCTTATCtggataaaatttaaagttgAATATACAATAAAACTATCTACAAATAAGCCTAATAATACTTTTTGTGAGTTGCGAATTTGAAATCATAATTGTAAGGGATGTAACTCCCTGGATGAAGTCAGGTTGTGATCTAAGCTGTGCAACTGCTGAATACTTGGAGTTTTTCTTATTGAAAACATAGACGAAGTTGTTCGCCATTCTCTCCTGAGCTATTAAAACTCTCTCTCCTCCGTTAACAACGAAGTAACCTCCTTGGTCAAATACACACTCGCCGATATCTGACAAATCCCGGTCGTTAAGGCCTCTGGTCCAGCAGTATGAGGACTTGTGCATCATTGGCATTCTACACAGAGGAACTCTTGGGTACACTGTGGAGTCTGTTTGGACCAGCTTTCCATTTTCATTAACAAATGTCTCCTGCTCAATGTCAATGTACACTTGGGAGGCGTATGTTAAGTTTCTCAGTCTTGCTTCTTGCGGCCATATGTGTTTGAAAACTCCATCCTTCTCTTCCACCGAAGGCTTGTTTAGAGATAGCTGgccaaattttaatctatAGAGTATACTATTTTCCTCCTCCTCTTCAGGTCGATAATTTGGCTGCGGCCTAAATAAAAGTTTAGTATAAAACGTTCATACGTGATCTCAATTGGTGGGTGTGCGTCTATGATCTCCTGCATACGATATGTTATGAAATCATTAAAACTTTCAATTTGTTGGTGAACCAACCCGTGttcattaaaaaatgaaccTAATCAGTAAATTACATAAATCACATAAGTTATGaagaaaatgataataattattattaataatgaaatggttaaaattgtatGTTGATATACCTATGACCTTCCAGGTATCCTCCTCTGTGAAATTCTCATCTACAGCCTTTAAATATTGAGAGTGATCAAGATCCTGATCGATATCATATTTTGGGGGTGAGTATTCGGAAAAGGTGCTGTTGATGTATTGAGATTCtaagaataaaattgtttagtgagattttaaacaaaCCTGATAACCTTTCCGATCCAGAAACGTGTTGTGTagaagtaaaataaaaatcagaatccatttataaatttaaaacttaaTAAAAGTCCACTTGACATTGGTAATGTTGCCTCCCCACCATCAACTTGAcgaaatattatttacttcaagttaatttatttctaGAAACCAAAACACAAATCAATTAGActtgtaatttatttgtatttattttgattCTTGATATAAGTTGAGATACATAAAGTTTTAAACATAAACTTCTATGTACGTTTCAATAgaagattttaaagatCATCTcagttaaaataaataataaaaatggaCAACAGCAATGTGGCTTATCAGAGAAAGAATCATGTCTTATCGGATTCCTCGAATAGGCTTAAAACACTCGTTAAGGGTGATCACGAAGACGACGAAGACGAGTTGAAGAGTGTTCCAGCCTTGGATACTAGCAAAAAGGACTCAAATGCATTGGAAAAAAAGAAACCAGACACGAAGGTCGCTAATGTTGATGATGAGGATGAAGTTGTTGAGGAAGGAGACCCAAATAGAGTACGCTTGTGTGGGTACCTGCAATTACATTTGTATTTCTTTTCTTTGTTATTCGGAGGATTTGTTTGCTACTTTCGACACCACGAGGCAATAAAAGATACCTACCCGAGGTTTTTGAAGAATTTTTACCTTTTGCTCAAGAGAAGGAACGCACATGTATTTGCAGAACATGGGTTCAAATTGTGGACCAATCTTAGCGAGAAAACGAAAAAAACCATAGTAAGATATTTCAGTTATGGAACAATTTTCCTAAACCTTTATCCAGTTCTAACTTCACCTTCCAAGCCAAGGAAGAACAAAGATGGAGAGGTTATTCCCGATCCTCAAAGAGAAGCCCAGGTAAAGCTCAACAAGACTGTTATTAAATATGGTTCGTCCTTTTTCAGAACTATCTCTGCAACCCTTTTTTGTGGATTACTAGGCTATGATTTGGCGTATAACCTCCCATATCTCAAGGCTCTATTTACcagaaaataattttctaaCAACACACAaaactatattataaactATGTTATctaatataaaaaaatatgtattttaatattctgTACTTCTAGGAACGATGTTTTCTTACATGTAGGTAGTATTCTCTGGCGTTATACCCTCAGCCCTATTGACTGAAGTTAGGAGAAATTAATTTCACAAAATCCTctcaattttttacacaaacTTATTtcaaaatgaaaaaatattacagttaatattttgacATGGTTTCAAGTAAATCCTTACTAAAGCATCAAGTGTATGTAGTAGTTACATTAAACATACATTATAACTACATTGTCGAAAtcattcatatttttagaCTCCCATCAACACGACAAGACTTGGAAGAGGATAATCATGGCGAGAATCACCTGGAGGGTAACGGGTCTTTCTTGAAAACAGCAGTGTTTGGAGGACTAGATGGTTCGtgatgaattttttaaaataattgatttaGGAGTCCTTACAATGTTTGCTGTCGTCTCAGGCGCAGTTGGAGCTGCAGTTTCACCCAAAAAGATCCTTTCACTGTCACTTGGAAGCCTTCTTGCTTCAGCTTTCTCCATGGCATACGGTGAATACGTTAGCGCCAGAGCTGAATTGGATTTTGTGAACTCAGAAAAGGCTCGAGAGGAATTgttagttaatttaaactaatatattaattcagTGAGATTATGAATTGCCCAGAGGTTGAGCAGAAAGAGATGTTTGACATATACACCAACCGGTACCACTTCTCTAAATCAGACGCAAATATACTGGTCCAAGTTTCATTTAAGAAAAAGGTTTTCATTgattttcataaaatattttaggaTTTTTTCCTTAAACACATGATGGTTGAAGAACTAGGAATTATGCTTGACTCAACTAATTCAACACCCTTGAAAAAAAGTTAGTACCTTTAAATCAATAACTATATTTAATCATATACGaactaattttagtaacttgttgaaataatttataaaattttaactaataaatcTATTCAGGCCTCCTGATGGCCTCAAGTTTCATAGTCATGGGATTATTCCCACTCCTCGGCTACCTATTCCTCGTACTTTTTGGACGGGGCGGAAGTGACGGCGAATTCTTCACGTTTGTGTTCACCGTAATCTTCAGTGTTCTGGGCTCTGCATTGCTAGGATACTTCAAAGTAAGttaaacatttatataGATTGAATTGGatgtaataattttcagGGAAAATACTTGAAACAGAACGAATTCCTCTCAGCGTTTTACATGACACTTAACGGTTTCGTAGTAGGATTAATTTCATACTTGATCGGACTGTTAACCTCAGTATTTTAAAGGACGGATGTTgaagaatttttaaaattttaattaaaccTGGggaaaaattttaattacgGGTTTTATTTATAAGATTCACGTAAAGGTGGACTAGAGGATGtaaagtataatatttaaagaataattaggctgtataatattttaatttctcaTTTCGGTCatatgtgtatatataAACAACGAGGTTAATTCCATGAATTCTAGATATTTAGTACAAGTTTTGACGAAGAATTAAATATAGGGgataatgtgtaagatgCGAAGATATACGATTAAGTATCAAAATAAATTCAATGGGGTGGCTGATTCATATTTATGACTAATATCCTGAACTTTTTGGGCTACACAGTTCCCATTTTCATATTCCCAGTgtacaaaattaattttataattccAGGGCAATTCCAGTTTTATTAAGTTTTATTTAGTTCTGAAAATCACCGAGTATCAAGTTTCAGCCAAGACTAACACCCGGTGTTTCTGTATTTTAATgactaaaaattttatttgtgACTAGTACAATTCATTCCCCtcttaaaaatttgtaaaatattgttcCATTCCCTTCAGATTTTCCACAATGTCAGGATTTTCAGCTTTATCGCACGTTGACCTCACTACAATCCCAGGTGCCCCCTCACCCCGTGCAGCCCACACTTGCGACGTCGTACAAAATTTCTTAGTTATTTTCGGCGGCTGGTCAGGAAGAGAAGCGCTCGGAGATGCGTACGCCTTTCACCTGAAGAAAAAGAGATGGTATTTACTCAACTTGAGGTTAGTAGAGTCTTCGGGAAGGCGTGTAAGACAATCGAACTTTGTTATGGATAGAAATAACCACGCATCCGCAGTCTACAACAATGAACTTTTCGTATACGCAGGCCACGATGGCTCGAAGTGGCTCGGAGATATGTTCGCCATAGATGTAGGAGGCCTGGAAGAAAGTGTGTCTGGACTTAAGTTCGGCCAGTCAGTAGACGTCCACGTAAGAATAGTTGACGGAACGGGAAAGGTTCCAACAAGGCGTGCTTGCCATTCAATGACTCTGGTAGGTCAACTGTTTTATACCTTTGGAGGCTACGACGGTAATCAGTGTTTTAACGACTTGGATGTGTTTGATCCAACCCTGAATTCATGGTCTCGCCTTGGTAAACCTCATGGAAAGAAACCAGCTGCTCGAAATGCACACACAATGGTGACAGATGGGAGAAACCTATACCTCCTTGGAGGACATAGCGGGTCAGTTCACTTTGACGATGTTCACATGTATTCAATCAATTCACACACATGGACCTGTTTGAACTGCGAAGGAAGGGTTCCGCCAGGTGTTAGGGGTCATTCCTCAGCATTTCACAAGGGCGAGATTTATCTATTCGGTGGATATAACGGCGACGTGCCATTCAACACACTATATGTTTTCAACTTGAGGAGCTCAACCTGGTCAATTCAGGACGTTTCCTACGACGAAGACATTGAAAGAAGACAAAGATGTACCATGGTAACACTACCTGACGGGCTGTATATCTTCGGAGGTTTTAACGGGACTAACTGGCTAAACGATCTTCATTCTATCAAGTTTTACAACACTATCCTAAGTAAGATATTACACAGAATATATAAATCTAAacttattatattaaatgtaaattaattatttcaaacATAAACTtgtatttaaaaaattgtttaggtggaactaataatttgaattgGTATGTTAAGAACGTGGGAGGATTTATGAATTCAAATTCATTTTCGGACGTTATTATCATGGCATCAGGGAAGGAGATACCAGCACACAAGTTAATATTAGCAGCTAATTCACCATACTTCCTGGAACTGTTGTCTAACGATAATGAGGAACAGGGAAAGGAAGAAGGACATACAGAAACTGTTAATGGAACGAGTGGAGAGGCATCAGTAGCAGAAAAAAGAGAACCCAAGAAAGCAGTTATTGAATTGAATGAATGGAGTTTTGACTCAGTAATGAAGCTTCTGGAGTTTCTGTACACAGCGAAGGTGGAAGATTTGGGTAATAGCAGCCACTACAGAGTGTGCGAGATCCTTGGACTAGCGGACGCATGCTCAGTGGTGAGACTCAAGAACCTCTGCGAGGAGATTCTGGTCACAAAACTCGATATCGAAAACTCATGTTACCTGTTAAAGTACTCTAAGCTGTACAACGCAGACTATCTAAGGCAGTGCTGCTTCGATTTCATATCAGAAAACGCAGCAGACGTCATGCTAACACCAGGATTCGAAGACCTCTCGTCCCTACCCTCACTGGTGCTTGAGCTGGCTAAGTTGTCAATTAACAAAATGTCATAATATCTCACGCCTTGTAAAATGTATCATATTCTCTagtgataatattttaaaaattttattccagcatatatattaatattatattactaGATAATATTGGTTTGATGTAGTTTTCATGCTTGTGTAATTCTCTTCCTGGGGTGTAAGAATATCATAAGTGACGTTGTACGGAAACACATTTCATCTTTAACCCTCGAGGATGATAGACACAAAAAATTAACCTTGAGAGGACAAGTCgttatttatgtttattagtaaattttaaatagcTTCCAACAAATATGAGAATATGaaataaagtataaaaaccAAATGGCGTCAACTGAGGTTCTAACAGGGTTTAGGGTGTATAAGGATTACACCCAGAGAAAGAGCTATTACAGAGATCACCTCAGAATGGCCAGAGACATGCTCGTGGTAGAAGCTCGGTTCCCAAAGCAAACAAAAACGCTCTTGCGCAAATCAAATAAAAGATTATTCAAGAATCTAGAATCCTTACAACAGATTTCAGACTCCTTCtttaaaagaattaaattGGATCCAGAAGTTTTGGACTCTTTCAAGAATCTCGTAGGAACGAGCTTTGTAAATGGAACAATCGACTTTGAGTCGTTTCTGTCGACAAGTAAATCTAACCATTTTAGCTTACTTGAGCTGTTATTCAAAACGCTGTCGAAAAACTATGACAGGATTCTTGACTTGGAGGCCCAGGCGAACAGGCTGACAGATGTTAACGCAGATTTAAACTCATACATCTCAGACGTGCTGGACgaatatgaaaaattaaggAAATTCGCAGCAGATAGTAAGGAAATGAGGACCTCAGAAGTAGGAAAGCTGTCAGAAGAGTACCAAATTCTATATGAAAAGTATTTATCACTGCAGGAAGAGTTAGTGGAAGCAAACCAAATGATCTCATTCCTGCAAAATGAGCTTTCAAGATATAAAAAACAACAACAAGAAAGTGAAAAGATAGAATATGATGATAGGAATGATGAAAAATCAGCTGTaagatttaattttcaacAACAAACCATGGACTTGTTTGATCCGCAAGTGGAAGATATAACACCCAATGATAAGGAAATAGAGTATGAAAGTAGGCTGAATGACTTACAGAGAACCAATGATATGTTGTTTGAAGAGAACATGAAGTTGAGGAAGATGAGAGATCAAAAACCACCCCAGGAACAATTTGGAGCAGATAAGTTTGTTACACTAAGCATATTGTTCCACCAAATTACAAAGAGCATGAACAAGGTGTTCCAAGATCATAGCGATTTCGAAAGAACGAATGATCCAGAAGAAACGCAGcaaaacataaaattataccTGCAGGATGCAAGACTGAGGACACTAGACTATGAAAATATGGTGTATAAGGATAGGCTGATGGAGGTTGAAACGCTCTTGAAAACGGAAAGCATAGCCAGAATAACACTGGAGACTACGATATCAGACCTTAAAATCAAGCTCTACGAGTCAGAAAACCTTTACCTGGAGCTGGAAAACTTGAAAACGTCAGTAAGAACAAAGGAAAATGAATTAAAGAACATGGTCGAGTCAGGAAAGGTGGAGTCGGAACAGTTAGGTAAAATGCAATACATGGTGACAAACCTGACGTACGATAAGAACGACCTACTTAATAAGATATCATCACTGGAGTTTGCAATAGATTCCCATAATAAGGAGAGAGATGTGATGAGAGGACAGCTCAGAAAG
This region includes:
- the LZTR1 gene encoding Kelch motif family protein: MSGFSALSHVDLTTIPGAPSPRAAHTCDVVQNFLVIFGGWSGREALGDAYAFHLKKKRWYLLNLRLVESSGRRVRQSNFVMDRNNHASAVYNNELFVYAGHDGSKWLGDMFAIDVGGLEESVSGLKFGQSVDVHVRIVDGTGKVPTRRACHSMTLVGQLFYTFGGYDGNQCFNDLDVFDPTLNSWSRLGKPHGKKPAARNAHTMVTDGRNLYLLGGHSGSVHFDDVHMYSINSHTWTCLNCEGRVPPGVRGHSSAFHKGEIYLFGGYNGDVPFNTLYVFNLRSSTWSIQDVSYDEDIERRQRCTMVTLPDGLYIFGGFNGTNWLNDLHSIKFYNTILSGTNNLNWYVKNVGGFMNSNSFSDVIIMASGKEIPAHKLILAANSPYFLELLSNDNEEQGKEEGHTETVNGTSGEASVAEKREPKKAVIELNEWSFDSVMKLLEFLYTAKVEDLGNSSHYRVCEILGLADACSVVRLKNLCEEILVTKLDIENSCYLLKYSKLYNADYLRQCCFDFISENAADVMLTPGFEDLSSLPSLVLELAKLSINKMS
- a CDS encoding VIT family protein, producing the protein MVSSKSLLKHQVLPSTRQDLEEDNHGENHLEGNGSFLKTAVFGGLDGVLTMFAVVSGAVGAAVSPKKILSLSLGSLLASAFSMAYGEYVSARAELDFVNSEKAREEFEIMNCPEVEQKEMFDIYTNRYHFSKSDANILVQVSFKKKDFFLKHMMVEELGIMLDSTNSTPLKKSLLMASSFIVMGLFPLLGYLFLVLFGRGGSDGEFFTFVFTVIFSVLGSALLGYFKGKYLKQNEFLSAFYMTLNGFVVGLISYLIGLLTSVF
- the RPB2 gene encoding DNA-directed RNA polymerase II subunit 2, with product MDSDFYFTSTQHVSGSERLSESQYINSTFSEYSPPKYDIDQDLDHSQYLKAVDENFTEEDTWKVIGSFFNEHGLVHQQIESFNDFITYRMQEIIDAHPPIEITPQPNYRPEEEEENSILYRLKFGQLSLNKPSVEEKDGVFKHIWPQEARLRNLTYASQVYIDIEQETFVNENGKLVQTDSTVYPRVPLCRMPMMHKSSYCWTRGLNDRDLSDIGECVFDQGGYFVVNGGERVLIAQERMANNFVYVFNKKNSKYSAVAQLRSQPDFIQGVTSLTIMISNSQLTKNKMVAVLPYIRSDIPVPILFRALGCISDRDILQRIVYDFSDTQMLSLMRASLEECSEFTSQEQCLDFIGKRGPTVGALHEERLNFAKETLRRHFLPHVGTEVGSESKKCFYLGYMIHRLLLNQLGRINEDDREHFGKKRLDLAGSLMASSFGTLFRKLAKDVERFLKNQIDSGRSFDVAGAIKSCSQITQGLQYQLLTGNWGRDKDGNVVRTGVSQVLNRLTFASYLSHLRRLNTPLGREGKMAKPRQLHNTHWGMICPAETPEGQAVGLVKNLALMCYISVGSLSSTILDFLLEFGMDSLDEISPILIKDRVKIFLNGTWVGVFNQPDSLVNVLLELRRKGNISSETSIVRDIMSNEIKIFTDAGRSMRPLYIVENNRLLITKKHADMIENRQLTWSGLLETGVVEYIDCEEEEICMIAMFPDDLVNNNNYCNSYTHCEIHPSMILGVCASIIPFPDQNQSPRNTYQSAMGKQAMGVYSTNYNLRMDTLSHVLYYPQKPLVCTRSMEFLRFRELPAGINSIVAIMCYTGYNQEDSLIMNQSSIDRGLFRSVFNRTYSSEEKYLGSTVIESFTKPTASGNFLNLKRGDYSKLDNDGLVEPGSRVLGDDIIIGRSSPVEADPNNPQYTSEMNLRMDCSCCLRPNENGVVDNVLLTVNNKGCKFTKVKVRSIRVPQIGDKFASRHGQKGTIGMTFRMEDLPFTCDGIVPDIIMNPHAVPSRMTIGHLIECLLGKVGSLVGMEGDATPFSKMTLDQISNRLFKCRYSRYGNEAFHNGFTGNLMASKIFVGPTYYQRLKHMVEDKIHARARGPVTMLTRQPTEGRSREGGLRFGEMERDCMISHGAAKMLKERLFDQSDAYRVHVCNFCGLLSVANLNNSSFQCTACDNKTQISQVTIPYACKLLLQELMAMAIYPKLILTEA
- a CDS encoding putative integral membrane protein gives rise to the protein MDNSNVAYQRKNHVLSDSSNRLKTLVKGDHEDDEDELKSVPALDTSKKDSNALEKKKPDTKVANVDDEDEVVEEGDPNRVRLCGYLQLHLYFFSLLFGGFVCYFRHHEAIKDTYPRFLKNFYLLLKRRNAHVFAEHGFKLWTNLSEKTKKTIVRYFSYGTIFLNLYPVLTSPSKPRKNKDGEVIPDPQREAQVKLNKTVIKYGSSFFRTISATLFCGLLGYDLAYNLPYLKALFTRK